Part of the Lotus japonicus ecotype B-129 chromosome 6, LjGifu_v1.2 genome, TCAGAAAAATGTCATGAAACAATGCAGGAAACTAAAGAGGAAGGTAGTGAGAATAACACCACCTTGTTCTGCAACAGGTGTATGGGAATCAAACCCACCTCCCAAACTACTTGTGTCATAGTAAATCTTGATTGATAGAAGCAATTATATATGATACATTTTGTTAAGCATTGTATTTGAAGAAAAGTTACAAAGTTATATAATTCAATTCAGGTTGAGATTATTGTATATTCATACCTTTTACCTtcacttattttcatttgtttgaTTAATATTAGCACAACATAATACTAATAAGGACAATAATAAGTAAAATCTTTGAATTTCATTTCAAATTGGGTTGTTGAGGTGAGCTTGAAGCCCAATCCCTAAAAAGTTAGTCTCACACCCCTTAAATTCGCTTAAGTCAGTTATACCTACatcatttttcaaatttcaaccaTTTATTACAATGTaatgtcttcttcttccttctcctcctccatgaTGTCACGTTTAGTGGAACAAGGCGAAGAAAGACAAGACGGAGGCACCAACAATGGAGCCAACAACGGTAGCTGAGGCGCTGCTGGGGGCCGGGGCAGGAGCCTCAGTCTGAGCCAATGCCGCGCTCATGGAGGCAGCGGCGACAATGAGAACAGCGCAGGTCATCTTCTTCATGTCCATGATGAATGAAATGTGACTTGTTTGTTGGAGACCCGCAGCAGTTGCTGAGAAAacaaagttttttttctttattttctcttGTTGGTTGCAGGTCTAAGCTACAATGAGGGCATTTGCATGGGATTTATAGGATCTGGCTTAGAGTTATTCTAGGAAAACTCCACTTTTTTTGGTTGTGAAATGGTCTAATTGTATGGTTCTGCAGAGTTTCAGGGTTTGATTCATTGATTCTCAACCTCTTGCTGTGTGTAGACACATTGTAATTACTAGTCTAATTGGCACATGCACAAATTGGGATTTTTATTAGAAAGTTGGCTTCTAAACATGTATAATATTTACTAAATATTTTTTGGAATGTAACAATGTTATGATCGAatagtttttcctttttttcctttcctcATTCctataatttttacttattatgGGTATCtctaatttaatattaaaataaaaaattatagtaCAAACTTCTAATGAAAAATGTTTCTACGTCCTCGTAGGATAGCTAAGTGGTAGAAGCTGGGGGACATGAGTTAGGTAGGGGAGGTTTAGAGATCGATTCTTAGCGGcggcaatttatctttccgatataaaaaaaaaagaaaaatgttacTACTTATACAttgtcataaaaaaatacatatgaCATAAAATGAACATAGACGATACAGATGTAGCCAAAACTATATGGACACAACATTACTCAAGTCATAATCATATATATGCACCAAAACAAATCATAACCAAGTATATCAAAATAGACTAGTTTTTATAGATATTTATATAAATTCAACATTTTTTCTGATAAACAATACATGCAAACATTATAACAAAGTTGCCAAACCAAACAAACCCCAAACAGAGCTAGTTGTTGTTTTTAACTTTTGATCAAACATCAAAGAGGTTATTTCTTCTGATCAGAATTTTCAGAGGTGTCATTAGAATCAATGCTGGTAGGATATCCAATTCCATGGCGATTACTAGGGAACATCATGAACACAACACCAGCAACTGCGCCAATAACCGGAGGCAGAACCTGCATCAAAACCTTCCCAAAAGACTCAAACTCAGGGTAGAAGCAACGAACAATGTTGGTATCAAGAAGTCCCAACACAGCAAACACAATCAAAGAAAAGAAACCATGCACGAAGTCACCAAACCGGAGCTTGTACGCCGAGAGGTTAACATTTTCCGACGCCGGAGATGGCCAGAGACCCTTGGTGGTGACGACGGCGTAGTGCCTCTTACCATCACTTCCGGTGTAGCTGTCGGTGAAGGAAGAGAAGACGCAGCTGAAGCCACAGACAATGAGGAGAATGGCGCTGAGGTACTTGTTGACGGTGTGGCAGTGTCCGTTGTTGGTGAAAACAGGGCTGAGGAAGAGGAACAAGAAGACGGTGCCGGTTGGGAGGAGCTTGATGAGGCTTCCAACTCCTGAGAGTGTCTTGGATGACATGGTTGAATTCTTGGTGGTGTTTCTGTTGGAGATTAAGGATAACATGCTGTTTTCATTCATTGTTTGCTCTGCTTTAATTTCTTTGTTCTTGCTCTGAGTTTCTTTGGGTGGTGGTGAATTTATAGAAACATAGGAGGGGTGTTAACTGTTAATTACTTCCTTCTACGCAACATGAAATGGGTGTTTAGTGATGTTGCATGTCTTGCTTCTGAGTTTGGAAAGAGCAAGTGAGATCACCTTTAACTGATTGCTAATTCTAGGACAAGTTTTGGGGTTTTATATATCTATGTCTTgtacttcaattttttttttctttattaagATATTCTCAAGGCAAAGCCAATATTAATCTCTCGTTCTACTATTGCGGCACACTCAATTTTCTCATTTACAATAGTTAAATTCAAACCCTGTACCACTTGCTTAAAGGACGAAGTGTTGAATTACTGCGTCAAAATACTTAATTAGTCTATATTGATTACttcaatttgatttttaatttcaaaattatttatattattcaaAAGA contains:
- the LOC130724185 gene encoding protein DMP2-like; the protein is MNENSMLSLISNRNTTKNSTMSSKTLSGVGSLIKLLPTGTVFLFLFLSPVFTNNGHCHTVNKYLSAILLIVCGFSCVFSSFTDSYTGSDGKRHYAVVTTKGLWPSPASENVNLSAYKLRFGDFVHGFFSLIVFAVLGLLDTNIVRCFYPEFESFGKVLMQVLPPVIGAVAGVVFMMFPSNRHGIGYPTSIDSNDTSENSDQKK